The following proteins are co-located in the Nocardioides piscis genome:
- a CDS encoding alpha/beta fold hydrolase, which yields MRITLRATALGTLTLTFMGSAMAVLQSPASAATLSGEVWASDLPFVSQTNGWGPAERDESNGEKAAGDGRTLWLDGKSHDKGLGVHADSAIRFDVGGDCEFFQSEVGIDDEVGNSGSVVFSVVADGVQVVQTRTLTGSMDPVTIYAGIDGAQTVDLLVSQAEGGDIDDHADWASAKFRCSGDGTAPASTRPEAPATSVFASDWPFLGTPANGWGPVERDTANGEQAAGDGPRLKLNGVSYDKGLGVHAGSFVSYHLGGQCSSFTARVGVDDSKGALGSVRFRVFADGVEVADTGKMFNSTATKTISATTAGAQRLDLLVDNGGDGSNNDHGDWADARLVCGDGGVGDAFYTPPASLPAGMGKIVRAEPSQFWVTPLKVVPVDATVTRLMYTSSDRNDDQIAVTGQVVVPNKLWSGAGPRPVVAYAVGTQGLGDTCAPSRLSDGGGLEYENFFIAGLLAKGYSVVATDYQGLGTPGLHTFMSREVQARAVLDSVRAAANVQGSGISASTPVAMMGYSQGGGAAAAAAELAPTYAPELNVVGVAAGGVPGDLLATADHLDGSMVVGFMAYAVLGVGEGTYGMDLDPYLNAKGQELFAKVREECVIETVLGHAFTQTSTLTVDGVSVPQMLRRPEFATLLEEQLIGNGRKPSVPALVYHSTTDDAIPFGAGLGTAQRWCEQGAAVSFVKGYVPGHVGGAFGFYPEALKFIEARLGGAPVATSCSTI from the coding sequence ATGCGAATCACCCTGCGCGCCACCGCGCTCGGCACCCTGACGCTGACCTTCATGGGCTCGGCGATGGCGGTGCTCCAGTCCCCGGCCTCGGCCGCCACCCTCAGTGGAGAGGTCTGGGCCTCGGACCTGCCCTTCGTGTCGCAGACCAACGGCTGGGGTCCGGCCGAGCGGGACGAGTCGAACGGCGAGAAGGCGGCGGGCGACGGCCGCACCCTGTGGCTGGACGGCAAGAGCCACGACAAGGGCCTCGGAGTCCACGCCGACTCCGCCATCCGCTTCGACGTCGGCGGTGACTGCGAGTTCTTCCAGTCCGAGGTCGGCATCGACGACGAGGTCGGCAACAGCGGAAGCGTGGTCTTCTCGGTCGTCGCCGACGGCGTCCAGGTCGTGCAGACCCGGACGCTCACGGGATCGATGGACCCCGTGACGATCTATGCCGGCATCGACGGGGCGCAGACGGTCGACCTGCTCGTCTCGCAGGCCGAGGGGGGCGACATCGACGACCACGCCGACTGGGCAAGCGCGAAGTTCCGCTGCTCGGGCGACGGGACGGCGCCCGCCAGCACGCGCCCCGAGGCGCCCGCGACGTCGGTCTTCGCCAGCGACTGGCCCTTCCTGGGCACTCCGGCCAACGGGTGGGGTCCGGTGGAGCGCGACACGGCCAACGGCGAGCAGGCAGCCGGCGACGGTCCGCGCCTGAAGCTCAACGGCGTCAGCTACGACAAGGGCCTGGGTGTCCACGCAGGTTCGTTCGTCAGCTATCACCTGGGCGGTCAGTGCTCGAGCTTCACGGCCAGGGTCGGCGTGGACGACTCGAAGGGCGCGTTGGGGTCCGTACGGTTCCGGGTCTTCGCCGACGGCGTCGAGGTGGCCGACACCGGCAAGATGTTCAACAGCACTGCCACCAAGACGATCTCGGCGACGACGGCCGGGGCCCAGCGTCTCGACCTGCTCGTCGACAACGGCGGTGACGGCAGCAACAACGACCACGGTGACTGGGCCGACGCTCGCCTGGTGTGCGGCGACGGCGGGGTCGGTGACGCCTTCTACACCCCGCCTGCCTCCCTGCCTGCGGGGATGGGCAAGATCGTTCGTGCCGAGCCCTCGCAGTTCTGGGTCACCCCGCTCAAGGTGGTGCCGGTGGACGCGACGGTCACCCGACTGATGTACACCTCGAGTGACCGCAACGACGACCAGATCGCCGTCACCGGGCAGGTGGTCGTGCCCAACAAGTTGTGGTCGGGCGCCGGCCCGCGCCCCGTCGTCGCCTACGCCGTGGGCACCCAGGGCCTGGGCGACACGTGCGCACCCTCGCGGCTCTCCGACGGCGGCGGCCTGGAGTATGAGAACTTCTTCATCGCCGGGCTGCTGGCCAAGGGCTACTCCGTCGTGGCGACCGACTACCAGGGTCTGGGGACCCCCGGTCTGCACACGTTCATGAGCCGGGAGGTCCAGGCGCGCGCGGTGCTCGACTCGGTGCGCGCGGCCGCCAACGTCCAGGGCTCGGGGATCAGCGCCTCGACCCCGGTGGCGATGATGGGCTACTCGCAGGGCGGTGGGGCAGCGGCCGCTGCAGCCGAGCTCGCGCCGACCTACGCCCCGGAGCTCAACGTCGTCGGCGTCGCCGCCGGTGGTGTGCCCGGTGACCTGCTGGCCACCGCGGACCACCTCGACGGATCGATGGTGGTCGGCTTCATGGCCTACGCCGTCCTGGGTGTGGGTGAGGGCACCTATGGGATGGACCTCGACCCCTACCTCAATGCCAAGGGCCAGGAGCTCTTCGCCAAGGTCCGGGAGGAGTGCGTCATCGAGACCGTCCTCGGCCACGCGTTCACGCAGACGTCGACGCTCACGGTGGACGGTGTGTCGGTGCCGCAGATGCTGCGCCGGCCCGAGTTCGCCACCTTGTTGGAGGAGCAGCTGATCGGCAACGGCCGCAAGCCCTCGGTGCCGGCACTGGTCTACCACTCCACCACCGACGACGCGATCCCGTTCGGCGCAGGCCTCGGGACGGCGCAGCGTTGGTGCGAGCAGGGTGCCGCGGTCAGCTTCGTCAAGGGCTACGTGCCCGGACACGTCGGTGGGGCCTTCGGCTTCTATCCCGAGGCCCTGAAGTTCATCGAGGCGCGATTGGGTGGTGCGCCTGTCGCGACGAGCTGCTCGACGATCTGA
- a CDS encoding BBE domain-containing protein, with the protein MGVQSAFDEFFRRGTLRSYWKATYLEELSDSAIEIIVDKARNRPSARTFVVTFLMGGAINRIAAEDTAYSERSAKWMVSMDGNWEDEKDDDKVVTWVRDAWGRVHEHGTGSLYLNFSGVSDEAVTTGVESAFDKANLQRLEEIKAHYDPDNFFRLNNNILPKA; encoded by the coding sequence GTGGGGGTGCAGAGCGCCTTCGACGAGTTCTTCCGACGCGGAACGCTCCGCAGCTACTGGAAGGCGACCTACCTCGAGGAGCTGAGCGACTCAGCCATCGAGATCATCGTGGACAAGGCCCGCAACCGGCCGAGTGCGCGCACGTTCGTCGTCACGTTCCTCATGGGCGGAGCGATCAACCGCATCGCGGCAGAGGACACCGCCTACAGCGAGCGCTCGGCGAAGTGGATGGTGTCGATGGACGGCAACTGGGAGGACGAGAAGGACGACGACAAGGTCGTCACCTGGGTGCGCGATGCCTGGGGCAGGGTGCACGAGCACGGAACCGGCTCGCTCTACCTCAACTTCTCCGGCGTCTCCGACGAAGCAGTCACCACCGGTGTCGAGAGTGCCTTCGACAAGGCGAACCTCCAGCGCCTCGAGGAGATCAAGGCCCACTACGACCCGGACAACTTCTTCCGCCTGAACAACAACATCCTGCCGAAGGCGTAG
- a CDS encoding FAD-binding oxidoreductase has protein sequence MTVTMATLDGPEAQIDDESLEELRMTIRGDVFTPEDSEYSSIRPAYNLMHPGDPALVVRPSGTADVVGAVSFARTNRLLMAVRGGGHSIAGLSSIDGGLLLDLARMNGVDVDPEARTVRVQGGALIGDLDHETQAFALVAPSGIVSDTGVAGLTLGGGEGWLRRKYGMAVDNLLSAQVVGADGQVRTASADSNPDLFWALRGGGGNFGVVTSFTFQCHPVGPTVAFAGVFHPVEDAENVYRQFRDWAQTVPDEISALIGCTTLPSSEHTPPEIHDTPFVLTAAVYSGEPEGACGSSNRSATSAARWSTSPAPCPSWGCRAPSTSSSDAERSAATGRRPTSRS, from the coding sequence ATGACCGTGACGATGGCAACGCTGGACGGCCCCGAGGCGCAGATCGACGACGAGAGCCTCGAGGAACTCCGTATGACGATCCGCGGTGACGTGTTCACCCCGGAGGACTCCGAATACTCCTCAATCCGCCCGGCCTACAACCTGATGCATCCGGGCGACCCGGCGCTGGTCGTCCGACCCTCGGGCACCGCGGACGTGGTCGGCGCGGTCAGCTTCGCCCGCACCAACAGGCTCCTGATGGCGGTCCGCGGGGGTGGTCACTCGATCGCCGGCCTCTCGAGCATCGACGGCGGCCTGCTCCTCGACCTCGCCCGGATGAACGGCGTCGACGTCGACCCGGAGGCCAGGACCGTGCGGGTCCAGGGGGGTGCGCTCATCGGCGACCTCGACCACGAGACGCAGGCATTCGCGCTGGTTGCACCGAGCGGCATCGTCTCAGACACCGGTGTCGCCGGGCTCACGCTGGGCGGTGGGGAGGGGTGGTTGCGTCGCAAGTACGGCATGGCGGTCGACAACCTGTTGTCCGCGCAGGTGGTGGGCGCCGATGGTCAGGTGCGGACGGCCTCGGCCGACTCGAATCCCGACCTGTTCTGGGCCCTCCGCGGCGGTGGTGGCAACTTCGGAGTGGTCACCTCGTTCACGTTCCAGTGTCACCCGGTCGGTCCGACGGTGGCCTTCGCCGGCGTGTTCCACCCCGTGGAGGACGCGGAGAACGTCTATCGGCAGTTCCGCGACTGGGCCCAGACAGTGCCCGACGAGATCTCGGCACTGATCGGCTGCACCACGTTGCCGTCGAGCGAGCACACCCCACCCGAGATCCACGACACCCCGTTCGTCCTCACGGCCGCGGTGTACTCCGGCGAACCGGAGGGGGCATGCGGATCCTCCAACCGCTCCGCGACATCGGCAGCCCGCTGGTCGACATCTCCGGCCCCCTGCCCTTCGTGGGGGTGCAGAGCGCCTTCGACGAGTTCTTCCGACGCGGAACGCTCCGCAGCTACTGGAAGGCGACCTACCTCGAGGAGCTGA
- a CDS encoding FAD-dependent oxidoreductase: MTPTASALRVAIVGGGPAGIYAADLLTKSEVDVSVDILERLPAPFGLVRYGVAPDHPRIKEIVKALQRVLAHPDVRLLGNVDLGADLKLEELREFYDAVVVATGARTDRDLGIPGEDLPGSYGAADFVSWYDSHPDAPASWPLDAQHVAVLGAGNVALDVARVLAKTGDEMLTTDIPAHVHEALRDKRATDVHVFARRGPAYAKFSPLELRELAHSPNVDVIVHPEGFEVDDASMEHIGRNKQAKMVLDTLANWVGREPTGKPHRIHLHFLEQPVEIAGPGKVETLRTERTRLVGDGNVVGTGLVTNWDVQAVYRAVGYRSSAIADLPFDDRAAVIPNDGGRVLDLDGGRLPATYVTGWIKRGPVGLIGHTKSDAAETVAHLVAETTPTATARSTTDVDAFLLDRGVAVADLDHWLRVDQHEIALGEAQGRLRIKVASREEMLSVGRA; this comes from the coding sequence ATGACCCCAACTGCTTCGGCGCTGCGTGTTGCCATCGTCGGCGGCGGACCGGCCGGCATCTATGCCGCCGATCTGCTCACCAAGTCCGAGGTCGACGTCTCCGTCGACATCCTCGAACGCCTCCCGGCGCCCTTCGGCCTGGTCCGCTACGGCGTCGCGCCCGACCACCCGCGCATCAAGGAGATCGTCAAGGCGCTCCAGCGGGTGCTGGCGCACCCCGACGTCCGGCTGCTCGGCAACGTCGACCTCGGCGCCGACCTCAAGCTCGAGGAGCTGCGCGAGTTCTATGACGCCGTCGTGGTGGCCACGGGTGCGCGCACCGATCGCGACCTCGGCATCCCCGGCGAGGACCTCCCCGGGTCGTACGGCGCCGCCGACTTCGTCTCCTGGTACGACTCGCACCCCGACGCGCCCGCCAGCTGGCCGCTCGACGCCCAGCACGTCGCCGTCCTGGGCGCGGGCAACGTCGCCCTCGACGTCGCCCGGGTGCTGGCCAAGACCGGGGACGAGATGCTCACCACCGACATCCCCGCCCACGTCCACGAGGCGCTGCGCGACAAGCGCGCGACCGACGTGCATGTCTTCGCCCGTCGAGGTCCGGCCTATGCGAAGTTCTCCCCGCTCGAGCTGCGCGAGCTGGCCCACTCCCCCAACGTCGACGTCATCGTGCACCCCGAGGGCTTCGAGGTCGACGACGCCAGCATGGAGCACATCGGACGCAACAAGCAGGCCAAGATGGTGCTCGACACCCTCGCCAACTGGGTCGGTCGCGAGCCGACGGGCAAGCCCCACCGGATCCATCTCCACTTCCTCGAGCAGCCGGTGGAGATCGCCGGCCCCGGCAAGGTCGAGACCTTGCGCACCGAGCGGACCCGGCTGGTCGGCGACGGCAACGTCGTGGGCACCGGCCTGGTGACGAACTGGGACGTCCAGGCCGTCTATCGCGCCGTCGGCTATCGCAGCTCGGCGATCGCCGACCTGCCCTTCGACGACCGCGCCGCCGTGATCCCCAACGACGGGGGGCGGGTGCTCGACCTGGACGGCGGGCGGCTCCCCGCCACCTATGTCACCGGCTGGATCAAGCGCGGTCCGGTGGGTCTCATCGGCCACACCAAGAGCGACGCCGCCGAGACCGTCGCGCACCTCGTCGCCGAGACCACCCCCACGGCGACGGCCCGCAGCACCACCGACGTGGACGCCTTCCTCCTCGACAGGGGCGTCGCGGTCGCCGACCTCGACCACTGGCTGCGGGTCGACCAGCACGAGATCGCACTGGGCGAGGCTCAGGGACGGCTGCGGATCAAGGTCGCCAGCCGGGAGGAGATGCTGAGCGTCGGGCGCGCCTGA
- a CDS encoding LysR family transcriptional regulator gives MLGPHVPELRALELLVEVDRLGSLSAGAESLGITQQAASSRVRTMEALVGVPLLVRSRRGSALTPTGQLVVQWAGRVLEEAAQLDAGIAALRSDRRGHLRIAASLTIAEHLLPGWLVAVRADQVRAGQAPTEFTMTATNSERVVELVVGGEVELGFVEGPDAPTGLSHRLVGTDELVVVVAPEHAWAHRPRRRVSASSLAATPLVVREAGSGTRTVLERALDGLPAAPPALELSSTTAVRAAVVAGAGPAVLGAHAVRDDLATGRLVAVTVTGLDLTRRLNVVWRDGPQPPAGPARALVARAVIAQVS, from the coding sequence GTGTTGGGACCTCATGTGCCGGAGCTGCGCGCCCTCGAGCTGCTCGTGGAGGTCGACCGGCTCGGAAGCCTCAGCGCCGGCGCCGAGTCGCTGGGGATCACCCAGCAGGCGGCGTCCTCGCGGGTCCGGACGATGGAGGCGCTCGTGGGGGTCCCGCTGCTGGTGCGATCGCGCCGCGGCTCGGCCCTGACCCCGACCGGGCAGCTGGTGGTGCAGTGGGCGGGACGAGTGCTCGAGGAGGCGGCACAGCTCGACGCAGGGATCGCTGCCCTGCGCTCCGATCGTCGCGGGCACCTGCGGATCGCAGCGAGCCTCACCATCGCCGAGCACCTGCTGCCGGGCTGGCTCGTCGCGGTGCGCGCGGACCAGGTCCGGGCCGGGCAGGCGCCGACGGAGTTCACGATGACGGCGACCAACAGCGAGCGGGTGGTCGAGCTCGTCGTCGGGGGTGAGGTCGAGCTGGGGTTCGTGGAGGGGCCGGACGCGCCGACGGGGTTGAGCCACCGGCTGGTGGGCACCGACGAGCTCGTCGTCGTCGTCGCGCCCGAGCACGCCTGGGCGCACCGCCCGCGCCGACGCGTCTCGGCCTCGAGCCTCGCGGCGACGCCGCTGGTGGTGCGCGAAGCAGGCTCCGGCACTCGAACCGTCCTCGAGCGAGCCCTGGACGGGCTCCCGGCAGCACCGCCGGCCCTGGAGCTGTCGAGCACCACGGCCGTGCGGGCGGCCGTGGTGGCGGGAGCCGGACCCGCCGTCCTGGGCGCCCACGCGGTGCGTGACGACCTGGCCACCGGTCGACTGGTGGCGGTCACGGTCACGGGTCTCGACCTCACGCGACGGCTCAATGTCGTCTGGCGCGACGGCCCACAGCCGCCAGCGGGACCCGCGCGCGCCCTGGTCGCACGTGCTGTCATAGCGCAAGTCTCCTGA
- a CDS encoding 5'-3' exonuclease, producing MTAIPMVQPLTESPRRLLLVVDAPSLLHRNHHARAHTQLRDRAGRPAWALHGMLRQILESIDGFAPDAVIFGLDDRTSSMRRERYPDYKAGRAEKHPQLVDQLERAGALLDALGLATLTPPGLEADDVNASGAAWAVRHGWNCVIITSDRDAFAHISDHTQVLRLIDGGINGSPLLNPKRLRALYGVAAHNYLAYAALRGDSSDNLPGVTGIGEKSAAVLLEVAGTMEAAWADIEHNQGRSLAGALDSWAQETGARRLGAAVVRRLSTPEARERWDFNVEMMSGRDDLELGLTPDVPGTPGLLPLDIDRVNRVVGFLDVQATTDAAIRILTGDPASLSGR from the coding sequence ATGACCGCGATCCCCATGGTCCAGCCCCTCACCGAGTCCCCGCGCAGACTGCTGCTGGTCGTCGACGCTCCCTCGCTGCTGCACCGCAACCACCATGCGCGGGCGCACACCCAGCTGCGCGATCGCGCCGGTCGTCCGGCGTGGGCGCTCCACGGGATGCTGCGCCAGATCCTGGAGTCGATCGACGGCTTCGCCCCGGACGCGGTGATCTTCGGGCTCGACGACCGGACCTCGTCGATGCGTCGCGAGCGCTACCCCGACTACAAGGCCGGGCGGGCCGAGAAGCACCCCCAGCTGGTCGACCAGCTCGAGCGTGCGGGTGCGCTCCTCGATGCACTCGGCCTGGCCACCCTCACTCCGCCCGGTCTCGAGGCCGACGACGTCAACGCATCGGGTGCCGCGTGGGCGGTCCGCCACGGCTGGAACTGCGTCATCATCACCTCCGACCGCGATGCCTTCGCCCACATCAGCGACCACACGCAGGTGCTGCGGCTGATCGACGGCGGCATCAACGGGTCTCCGCTGCTCAACCCCAAGCGCCTACGCGCGTTGTATGGCGTCGCGGCGCACAACTACCTGGCCTACGCCGCGCTTCGTGGTGACTCCAGCGACAACCTGCCCGGCGTCACCGGGATCGGCGAGAAGTCGGCCGCCGTGCTGCTCGAGGTGGCCGGCACCATGGAGGCCGCGTGGGCCGACATCGAGCACAACCAGGGACGCTCGCTGGCCGGGGCGCTCGACTCATGGGCCCAGGAGACCGGCGCCCGCAGGCTGGGCGCAGCCGTGGTGCGCCGGCTCTCGACGCCGGAGGCCCGCGAGCGCTGGGACTTCAACGTCGAGATGATGTCGGGGCGCGACGACCTGGAGCTCGGGCTGACCCCCGACGTCCCCGGCACCCCCGGGCTGCTCCCGCTCGACATCGACCGGGTGAACCGCGTCGTGGGGTTCCTCGACGTGCAGGCGACCACCGACGCCGCCATACGCATCCTCACCGGCGATCCGGCGTCCCTCTCGGGTCGCTGA
- a CDS encoding flavin-containing monooxygenase gives MSRPQVAVIGAGISGLTMAKMLGDYGIDHVVYEASNRIGGNWAFGNPNGHSSAYRSLHIDTSKHQLSFKDFPMPADFPDFPHHTQIKDYLEQYAAAYDLKDSIEFENGIVHADRLADGGWELTTQRTGTRRADVLVVANGHHWDPRFAEKPGEFTGLTMHSHAYIDPREPHDLTGRRILIIGLGNSAADIAVELSSKTLENEVVISTRSGAWIVPKYLAGKPADKYYRTSPHIPFAWQRKLAQVFQPLTAGRPEDYGLPTPNHKFFEAHPTQSVELPLRLGSGDLRAKGDIERFDGRTVHFEDRTAEEFDVVLHATGYNITFPFFDPDFVSAPENHIRLYKRIFKPGVDDLAFVGFAQSTPTLFPFVECQTRLVAAWLAGRYEPPTAAEMEQVISADEQKYTAHMVQRPRHTQQLDYFLYEHDLRVKELPAGVRRASEKSTPGPHSLHSVGSAT, from the coding sequence ATGTCCCGTCCACAGGTCGCCGTGATCGGCGCCGGGATCAGCGGCCTGACGATGGCCAAGATGCTCGGCGACTACGGCATCGACCACGTCGTCTACGAGGCGTCGAACCGGATCGGCGGCAACTGGGCCTTCGGCAACCCCAACGGACACAGCAGCGCCTATCGCTCGCTGCACATCGACACCTCCAAGCACCAGCTGTCCTTCAAGGACTTCCCGATGCCGGCCGACTTCCCCGACTTCCCCCACCACACCCAGATCAAGGACTACCTCGAGCAGTACGCCGCGGCGTACGACCTCAAGGACTCGATCGAGTTCGAGAACGGCATCGTCCACGCCGACCGCCTCGCGGACGGAGGGTGGGAGCTCACGACCCAGCGCACCGGGACCCGGCGCGCCGACGTCCTGGTCGTCGCCAACGGCCACCACTGGGACCCACGGTTCGCCGAGAAGCCGGGTGAGTTCACCGGTCTCACCATGCACTCCCACGCCTACATCGACCCGCGGGAGCCGCACGACCTGACGGGGAGACGCATCCTGATCATCGGGCTGGGCAACAGCGCCGCCGACATCGCCGTGGAGCTCTCCAGCAAGACCCTGGAGAACGAGGTGGTCATCTCCACCCGTTCCGGCGCCTGGATCGTGCCGAAGTATCTCGCCGGGAAGCCGGCCGACAAGTACTACCGCACCTCGCCGCACATCCCGTTCGCGTGGCAGCGCAAGCTCGCGCAGGTCTTCCAGCCCCTCACGGCGGGTCGGCCCGAGGACTACGGCCTGCCGACCCCCAACCACAAGTTCTTCGAGGCGCACCCCACCCAGTCGGTCGAGCTGCCGCTGCGCCTCGGCTCCGGCGACCTGCGGGCCAAGGGTGACATCGAGCGCTTCGACGGGCGCACCGTCCACTTCGAGGACAGGACGGCCGAGGAGTTCGACGTCGTCCTGCACGCCACCGGCTACAACATCACCTTCCCGTTCTTCGACCCCGACTTCGTCTCGGCGCCGGAGAACCACATCCGTCTCTACAAGCGGATCTTCAAGCCGGGCGTCGACGACCTCGCCTTCGTCGGCTTCGCCCAGTCCACGCCCACCCTGTTCCCGTTCGTGGAGTGCCAGACGCGCCTGGTCGCCGCCTGGCTGGCCGGTCGCTACGAGCCGCCGACCGCCGCCGAGATGGAGCAGGTGATCTCCGCGGACGAGCAGAAGTACACCGCCCACATGGTGCAGCGGCCGCGCCACACCCAGCAGCTCGACTACTTCCTCTACGAGCACGACCTGCGCGTCAAGGAGCTCCCGGCAGGAGTCCGCCGGGCGAGCGAGAAGAGCACGCCCGGCCCGCACAGCCTGCACAGCGTCGGGTCGGCCACGTGA